From a single Mangifera indica cultivar Alphonso chromosome 19, CATAS_Mindica_2.1, whole genome shotgun sequence genomic region:
- the LOC123203143 gene encoding uncharacterized protein LOC123203143, with the protein MRLLETLYPTEILEIENGLTLVPRVKLMLTIYPTSSSVTKSIDEWQLKRALVEFLKTSLSVSITVPEEDLEIRRFKDLKKRKRDDPVAHGNLFIRDLGFLNNNNKRDDRGVDEEEEMFVEVLEKKLSDWRKYIVEKMDGIELNLEGVKYRLSVSVPVSDEFEKMKKDWEEFYAFRNRGYSRGRLEPDTIVIRGVPSRWFAEPRVSSKPSMLVTHTIFSTFGKIRNLNVAEDDDLGKDADEDEAIIVSGLHCKIVVQFEKYRDFYNALKVLCGRSLQKQGSKLKADYEVSWDKDGFFRSSRSHATDRSNRMPAKAARQYRSEDARHDISQFDDTRRKRFKE; encoded by the exons ATGCGACTTTTAGAGACTCTTTATCCCACAGAAATCCTAGAAATCGAGAACGGCCTCACACTCGTGCCGCGCGTGAAGCTCATGCTCACAATCTACCCTACAAGTTCCTCCGTGACAAAATCCATAGACGAGTGGCAGCTAAAGCGCGCATTGGTTGAATTCCTGAAGACCTCCCTCTCTGTCTCCATCACCGTCCCCGAAGAGGACCTGGAAATCAGACGGTTCAAAGACCTCAAGAAACGCAAGCGAGATGATCCCGTCGCACACGGCAATCTCTTCATTCGCGACCTAGGATTCctaaacaataacaataaaaggGACGACCGTGGCGtcgatgaagaagaagaaatgtttGTGGAAGTTCTAGAAAAGAAGTTGTCAGACTGGAGAAAATACATTGTTGAAAAAATGGAtggaattgaattaaatttggagGGAGTTAAGTATAGACTGAGTGTATCTGTTCCGGTTTCTGATGAgtttgaaaagatgaaaaaagatTGGGAGGAGTTTTATGCTTTCCGAAATCGAG gtTATTCAAGGGGGAGGCTTGAGCCGGACACTATAGTAATTAGAGGAGTACCTTCGAGGTGGTTTGCAGAGCCGAGGGTTTCATCAAAGCCGTCAATGTTGGTTACACATACTATTTTTTCGACATTTGGGAAGAtaag GAATCTTAATGTTGCTGAGGACGATGATCTAGGTAAGGATGCGGATGAGGATGAGGCAATCATTGTTTCGGGTCTTCATTGTAAGATTGTGGTTCAGTTCGAGAAATACAGGGACTTCTATAATGCTCTTAAGGTTTTATGCGGTCGGTCACTTCAAAAG CAAGGGTCAAAATTGAAGGCAGATTATGAGGTTTCTTGGGACAAGGATGGCTTTTTCCGGAGCTCAAGAAGTCATGCAACAGATAGGAGTAATAGGATGCCGGCAAAGGCTGCTAGACAATACAGAAGTGAAGATGCTAGACATGATATTTCTCAGTTTGATGATACACGCCGGAAGAGGTTCAAG GAATAG
- the LOC123202591 gene encoding WD repeat-containing protein ATCSA-1-like encodes MWKELGGREVGKIHPSSFTNRIKSNRISTLQLSNYKDIVSPHKGSINSLQVDLTEGRYLLSSASDASVGVYDVQQPTHHEGGGVIAKHKNVFVVDKQHRQGHKYAVSSAVWYPIDTGLFITGSYDHYVKVWDTNATQVVRNFKLPGKVYRTAMSSLATSHMLIAVGTEDVQVRLCDIASGAFSHTLSGHRDGIMTVEWSTSSEWVLVTGGCDGAIRFWDIRRAGCFHVLDQSRTQLGRRPPLIERATMNKVSTSRSSSAGQNLSIKPKGAQRRSANGNGKQLLNGRNPVKGSVKQRLHPGMLSSQDRATAHYGAVTGLKVTEDGMYLLSAGSDSRIRLWDLESGCNTLVNFETVRLQTSKAIQLATSPNPALAFVPCMTAVKAFDVWTGKTCLEFRGHYEFVNCCWFSSQDQELYTGGNDRQILVWSPPKSSSDEMDLGPGQDQDSWSD; translated from the exons ATGTGGAAGGAACTTGGAGGCAGAGAAGTGGGTAAAATCCACCCAAGTTCTTTCACGAATCGGATTAAATCCAATCGAATCTCCACTCTACAACTCTCCAATTACAAAGACATAGTTTCCCCTCATAAAGGCTCTATCAACTCTCTTCAG GTTGATCTGACAGAGGGACGATATTTATTATCGAGTGCATCAGATGCATCAGTGGGTGTTTATGATGTTCAACAGCCCACACATCATGAAGGAGGTGGTGTTATTGCAAAGCACAAGAATGTATTTGTTGTCGACAAGCAGCATCGGCAGGGTCATAAGTACGCCGTATCCTCGGCCGTATGGTATCCTATTGACACCGGCCTATTTATAACGGGATCCTATGATCATTATGTCAAAGTATGGGATACTAACGCTACTCAG GTTGTCAGGAATTTCAAACTGCCTGGAAAGGTTTATAGAACTGCCATGTCCTCACTGGCAACATCCCACATGTTAATTGCTGTTGGAACAGAGGATGTTCAAGTTCGCCTTTGTGATATTGCCTCTGGAGCATTTTCTCACACTTTATCGGGTCACCGTG ATGGCATAATGACAGTAGAATGGTCTACATCCAGTGAGTGGGTTTTAGTAACAGGGGGATGTGATGGTGCTATACGTTTTTGGGATATTAGACGTGCTGGATGTTTTCATGTTTTGGATCAGTCCCGGACTCAGCTAGGGAGACGTCCACCTCTGATAGAACGTGCCACTATGAATAAG GTTTCAACATCAAGGTCCTCATCAGCAGGTCAAAATTTGTCTATAAAACCAAAGGGAGCACAAAGGAGATCTGCTAATGGAAATGGTAAGCAGTTACTCAATGGTCGAAACCCAGTCAAGGGATCTGTGAAACAGAGATTGCATCCAGGGATGTTGTCTAGTCAGGATCGTGCCACTGCTCATTATGGTGCTGTTACTGGTCTAAAAGTGACTGAAGATGGAATGTATCTCCTCAGTGCAG GGTCTGATTCAAGAATAAGGTTGTGGGACCTGGAATCTGGCTGCAATACACTTGTGAACTTTGAAACTGTTCGCTTACAAACCAGCAAGGCGATACAGTTAGCAACATCACCTAATCCAGCTCTTGCCTTTGTTCCATGCATGACAGCTGTTAAA GCATTTGATGTTTGGACTGGTAAGACATGTTTGGAATTTCGTGGCCACTATGAATTCGTCAATTGTTGCTGGTTTAGTTCCCAGGATCAG GAACTGTACACTGGTGGCAATGATAGACAAATTCTAGTCTGGTCTCCACCCAAATCTAGTTCCGATGAAATG GATTTAGGGCCTGGGCAGGATCAAGATAGTTGGAGCGATTGA
- the LOC123202974 gene encoding uncharacterized protein LOC123202974, translating to METLSPGRAKKISSFCIRSHNKDSKNPYSNRGLDKFSALLAELEEKKQKIYSQKGSEDISLVRFVYKDMDNCVPIVVKKKKEKNKSGGDNNATPLQHESETRLDDKFLVDQSKDEGKLSRSVSDNKLVTKKKSFSWNEIKLNHWRRPSYYLPAAVILILLSLLFFGRSFAILCTSIGWYIVPILQGESPSNETTHERKKKYTRRMSEIKMVSHEISSPKSSKSGNISGVIKDQSRGLRGSRNSW from the coding sequence ATGGAGACTTTGTCGCCAGGAAGAGCTAAAAAGATCAGTAGCTTTTGCATCAGAAGCCATAACAAGGATAGCAAGAACCCATATTCGAATCGTGGGTTAGACAAATTCTCTGCACTTCTAGCTGAGCTTGAagagaagaagcaaaagatttATTCACAAAAGGGCTCAGAAGATATATCTTTAGTTCGTTTCGTCTATAAAGACATGGATAACTGTGTTCCAATTGtggtaaagaagaagaaagagaaaaacaagaGTGGCGGTGATAACAATGCTACGCCCTTGCAGCATGAATCAGAAACGCGCTTGGATGATAAGTTTCTTGTGGATCAATCAAAGGATGAAGGCAAGCTTTCAAGATCCGTATCAGATAATAAGTTGGTCACTAAAAAAAAGAGCTTTTCTTGGAATGAGATAAAGTTAAACCACTGGAGGCGACCCTCTTATTACTTGCCGGCAGCTGTGATCTTGATTTTGCTGTCTTTATTGTTCTTTGGGAGATCATTTGCAATACTTTGCACCTCTATTGGATGGTACATAGTGCCTATATTACAGGGAGAGAGCCCGTCAAATGAAACAACCcatgaaaggaagaaaaaatatacAAGAAGAATGAGCGAGATCAAGATGGTTTCTCATGAAATCTCTTCTCCTAAGAGCAGTAAGAGTGGTAATATCTCTGGGGTCATTAAAGATCAATCGAGAGGACTACGTGGAAGTAGGAACAGCTGGTGA
- the LOC123203142 gene encoding protein NPGR1-like gives MLCACSGEQFKFEDAPQSPESLATRDFSASGFSSRATGDWDSKVEDIQVDEAESTLKEALSLNYEEARALLGRLEYQRGNFDAALQVFQGIDIRSLIPKMTRAIIERTRSQNPRSKSDKGDLVPPGVMSMHSVSLLLEAILLKAKSLEELEHCKEAAKECKIILDIVESALPKGMPKDIGDNCKLQEIFHKALELLPHLWIKAGFLEEAIIAYRRALVKPWNLDDQKLASVQKDLAATLLYGGVEASLPTEVQEWVPTVPKSNIEEAILLLLILMEKVGCKEIKWDAEIMDHLTYALSVTGQFELLAEYVELAFPGVYNRAERWYLLALCYSAAGQDETALNLLKKICGHSEAKHKPHIPAFLLGAKLCSQDPKHAHEGIKFARQVIDCSSHQNEYSIDQAKKFLGICYGNAARKSISDSERVFFHKESLNCLNSASLTGKEDPEIMYNLVLEHAVQRNLDMAFDNALMFSDTVVGNTVKGWKLLALILSAEQRLKDAETIIDFAFDEAGKMDQLELLRLKAILQIAQEHPKQAIESYRMLLAMIQTQRELHSKNLEEAKYLSSEALTGKNLEIAAWQDLSAIYVKLGSWADAEICAEKAKSIDFYSPSTWHRTGVRLEAQSLHKEALVSFSISLSMEPDYVPSLVSAAEILMKLGGQSLPVARSFLMNALRLDPTNHDAWMNLGLILKMEGSLEQAADYFQAAYELKLSTPVVSFE, from the exons ATGTTGTGTGCTTGTTCCGGTGAGCAGTTTAAATTTGAAGACGCACCACAGTCACCCGAGTCTTTGGCTACAAGAGATTTCTCGGCGAGTGGCTTTTCTTCGAGGGCCACAGGAGATTGGGACTCTAAAGTTGAGGATATTCAAGTGGACGAAGCCGAATCAACTCTCAAAGAAGCTCTTTCCCTAAATTATGAG GAAGCAAGGGCCCTATTGGGGAGACTTGAGTACCAGAGAGGGAATTTTGATGCTGCACTCCAGGTATTCCAGGGTATTGACATTAGAAGTTTAATCCCCAAAATGACCAGAGCTATTATTGAGAGAACTCGGTCCCAAAACCCTCGTTCCAAGAGTGATAAAGGTGATTTAGTGCCTCCTGGGGTAATGTCAATGCATTCTGTGAGCTTACTTCTGGAAGCTATCTTACTCAAAGCAAAATCACTGGAAGAGCTTGAGCATTGTAAAG AGGCTGCTAAGGAGTGCAAAATAATTCTGGACATAGTTGAATCAGCCCTACCTAAAGGAATGCCCAAGGACATTGGTGATAACTGCAAGTTGCAGGAGATTTTTCACAAAGCACTGGAGTTGCTCCCACATCTGTGGATAAAGGCAGGCTTTCTTGAAGAAGCTATCATTGCATATCGCCGGGCTTTGGTCAAGCCCTGGAATTTAGATGACCAGAAGTTAGCAAGTGTGCAGAAAGACTTAGCTGCTACGTTACTCTATGGAGGTGTTGAAGCAAGCCTTCCTACTGAAGTTCAGGAATGGGTTCCAACAGTCCCGAAAAGCAATATAGAGGAAGCAATCTTATTGCTGTTAATACTCATGGAAAAAGTGGGATGTAAGGAAATAAAGTGGGACGCAGAAATTATGGACCATCTGACTTATGCACTATCAGTTACTGGGCAATTTGAACTATTAGCGGAGTATGTGGAGCTGGCTTTTCCAGGTGTCTACAATCGAGCAGAGAGATGGTACCTTCTGGCTCTTTGTTACAGTGCTGCAGGCCAGGATGAAACGGCCCTGAACCTGCTGAAAAAGATTTGTGGTCATTCTGAAGCAAAGCATAAACCTCATATCCCTGCTTTTTTGCTGGGTGCAAAGTTGTGTTCCCAAGATCCAAAGCATGCTCATGAAGGGATTAAGTTTGCCCGTCAAGTAATTGACTGTTCTAGTCATCAAAATGAGTATTCCATAGATCAAGCCAAAAAATTTCTTGGTATTTGTTATGGAAATGCAGCAAGAAAGTCTATATCTGATTCAGAAAGAGTTTTCTTTCATAAGGAGTCTTTGAACTGTCTAAATTCTGCTTCTCTGACTGGGAAGGAGGACCCAGAAATAATGTATAATCTAGTGCTGGAACATGCAGTGCAAAGGAATTTAGATATGGCTTTTGACAATGCACTGATGTTCTCTGATACAGTAGTTGGAAACACAGTGAAAGGCTGGAAGCTATTAGCACTTATATTGTCTGCAGAACAGCGACTAAAGGATGCCGAAACCATCATTGATTTTGCATTTGATGAGGCTGGGAAAATGGATCAGTTAGAACTTCTTAGATTAAAAGCTATCCTTCAAATTGCTCAGGAGCATCCAAAGCAAGCCATAGAATCCTACAGAATGTTGCTGGCAATGATTCAAACACAAAGAGAGCTTCATTCTAAGAACTTAGAAGAAGCAAAGTACCTGAGTTCTGAG GCATTAACAGggaaaaatttggaaattgcAGCTTGGCAGGATTTGTCTGCCATTTATGTGAAACTTGGATCATGGGCTGACGCTGAAATTTGTGCAGAAAAAGCCAAGTCGATTGATTTTTATTCTCCCAGCACTTGGCATAGAACGG GTGTGCGGCTTGAAGCTCAATCGCTGCACAAAGAAGCTCTTGTTTCTTTCTCGATATCACTGTCAATGGAACCAGATTATGTACCAAGCCTTGTTTCAGCAGCTGAAATACTAATGAAACTTGGTGGCCAATCTCTCCCTGTTGCTAGAAGCTTTTTGATGAATGCCTTACGGTTAGATCCAACAAATCATGATGCTTGGATGAACCTTGGACTGATTTTGAAAATGGAAGGCTCCTTAGAACAAGCGGCAGACTATTTTCAAGCTGCATATGAGCTAAAGCTGTCAACACCTGTTGTAAGCTTCGAGTGA
- the LOC123203008 gene encoding F-box/kelch-repeat protein At5g43190-like, whose product MNMKDQRSLQFQSSEMDPAIWSRLPKDLLEHILYFLPLKTFLNLRSTCKHFKSLLFSPSFVSKYSSSSSSNFSSFILLSHPQCYRHFPLYDSNLGTWRYLSRALSGLLPFAAGVPSTLLSSSNGLLCFSLPTLSSFLVCNLLTKSSRIIKFPTYPFAFESLTLVSTPLGYKIFMFSTKFSWNYSFVYDSKDLCWRTFDVFESILGNNNHQETVFCNGSLYFTTPEPFSIVSFDLDRGKWDRINSNLPTEVTFVRLVSDGEGKLYLIGGVGRNGISRSMKLWELGDEGTWIEVESLPELMCRKFMSICYHNYEHVYCFWHQGMICICCYTWPEILYLKVSRRTWHWLPKCPSIPEKWSCGFRWFSFAPELYALV is encoded by the coding sequence ATGAACATGAAGGACCAACGAAGTCTCCAATTCCAGTCATCAGAAATGGATCCTGCCATATGGAGCCGTCTGCCCAAGGATCTTTTGGAGCATATTCTCTATTTTTTGCCTCTCAAAACGTTCTTGAATTTGAGATCAACATGTAAGCATTTCAAATCTCTGCTATTTTCACCTTCTTTCGTGTCTAAATactcctcctcttcttcttcaaatttctcttcttttatcttGCTTTCTCATCCACAGTGTTATCGTCACTTTCCTCTTTATGACTCCAACCTCGGAACCTGGCGCTATTTGTCTCGCGCCCTCTCTGGTTTGTTACCGTTCGCCGCTGGTGTTCCTTCTACTCTTTTGTCTTCCTCTAATGGCCTCCTTTGCTTTTCCCTTCCCACCTTGTCTTCTTTTCTTGTCTGCAATCTGTTGACCAAGTCTTCTAGAATCATTAAGTTCCCCACTTATCCTTTTGCTTTTGAGTCACTAACTTTGGTTTCTACGCCTTTGGGTTATAAAATCTTTATGTTTTCCACAAAATTTTCTTGGAATTACTCTTTTGTTTATGATTCAAAGGACCTTTGTTGGAGAACATTTGATGTTTTTGAGTCGATTCTGGGCAACAATAATCATCAAGAGACCGTATTCTGTAATGGGTCATTGTATTTTACAACACCAGAGCCGTTTTCAATTGTGAGCTTTGATTTGGACAGGGGAAAATGGGACAGAATCAATAGTAACTTGCCTACTGAGGTTACTTTTGTGAGGCTGGTGAGTGATGGTGAAGGGAAATTGTATTTGATTGGTGGAGTTGGAAGAAATGGGATTTCAAGGAGCATGAAATTGTGGGAATTGGGCGATGAAGGGACATGGATTGAGGTGGAGAGCTTGCCAGAATTGATGTGTAGAAAATTCATGTCAATTTGTTATCACAATTATGAGCATGTTTATTGCTTTTGGCATCAAGGGATGATCTGTATTTGCTGCTACACTTGGCCTGAAATTTTGTACTTGAAGGTTTCTAGAAGAACTTGGCATTGGCTGCCAAAATGCCCTTCAATTCCAGAGAAGTGGAGCTGTGGTTTTAGGTGGTTTTCTTTTGCTCCAGAGTTGTATGCATTGGTTTGA